The Chelonoidis abingdonii isolate Lonesome George unplaced genomic scaffold, CheloAbing_2.0 scaffold0001, whole genome shotgun sequence DNA segment AGATGTGGAGACAAGGGTCATTATGCTTATGACTGTCACCGCATATAgtcggaggaggaggagcaggtatGTGTGTGAAAGGATGTGATGGTTCTCTTTGCTAGGTGAGATGTAGTCTTGTTAGCAAGAAGAGAATGTTTATGCcagtttttaatttaactttaatgTCGTATTTATACAGGtgtattttacattttgtatatttatataatgtTAATATATTAACAATCAACCTGGTCAAAACCTTTCAGGTTTCTTCGTTTGAGTCAGTCGCCTTGATTCAGAATGTCACAAGCCTTAAGGTTTCATGCTGAGGCGCCTTGCAAAATCCgacaattaagatccttctagaccTTGAGGTGATCAGCATAAGAGGCCAGATCCCCTCGAGCCATCTACACCTAGCTTCACCATATTCTTTAAAGGGCAGAAAATTTGAGATGGTGATCGCCGTAACAGTAAATTTGGCTTTCAATTGGGGCCCCCCCCCCTCCGGTTTAGAAAGAGGAACACCAGATTGACCACATTCCCACCTAGAAAAATCTTCTTGCGTCAATCAAGCCTCACCCTGGCTCATTTGGCTGTCAGTTTGATCGTCGTTAGATTGAAGAGAACACCTAGATGCAGCGATCGGCTATAGATACTTCTAGATCGTCTAGATCTGCTAGACCTTGGGCCAAAGAGGGTCGACCTGCAAACTTGCAAGGTTTATTTTAATACACATTACAGTGTTTTATATTATAATGTAATTCTAAATGTAATTCAGCTTAACATCTTTTCTAGGTAGTAAAAATACTCAAAGCAAATATAGGCCCTGAGTTTTTCCAACTGACAGACACTAATTTTTAGTTGTCTGAAAATTTAACTTCAACAGAGGCTCACGTGCGATAATTGCTAAATTTGTTTTCTAATAGTTATTTTTTCTAACCTACCATTAGGTCACGGTCTAGATCTCATTCAAGGTCCAGAGGAAGAAGGTATTCTCGGTCACGCAGCCGAAGCCGTGGTAGGCGGTGAGTTTGACTCCCTTGTGCTTTCCTTTTTAAGAGAAGTCAAACATACTATTCTCCTTCTTTAAAGGCGAGCAAAGTATTGTataatgttttcaatttttttcactgCAGATCCAGGTCAGCTTCTGTTCGCAGATCGAGGTCGGTGTCACCTCGTAGATCTAGATCAGCCTCACCCCGTAGATCCCGGTCACGTTCTTTAAAAAGATCAAGGTAATTGGTTTTGTATTATTCTTAtcagccaacattttttttaaggtggATTCAGAATATTTGAATGGTATGATAGGAGGTAGTGAAAGCTCCCAGAATCTACTTGCCAAATAACATGTAAAGAATGAGCTTCACAAGACCAGACATATTAACATGGGGGAATTTCCCCTCAACTAAAGTGAATATTCAAAAAACAGTTCTCTTGATTTTTTGGTATTGCATGTTTAGCTGGTCTTAGGGTCTGGTGTATACTTAAACATTTTGCTGGCCTAGTTATGTCCTTGAGTGTGAATAAAATCACACCCCAAACAATATGTAAGTATTGTGGTCAAAGCCCTGGAGcaatttatgtaaataaaaattgCTTTACATAGCATAATATAATAAAAGCTTATCAGTGACATCAACTTCCCATGTTTCAGTGTttgatttctgattttttttggaaaatagcACCTCTGTCTAAAGCTGGCAAACAGGATCCTTCTCAGATAACAAAATTGCTGCTGCAGTATTGACTGCCTGGAGTTTTTTACTTAGACAGCAAATGCTGTGGATTTGTATTTTTCTTACTGCATTGCTGTATTAATACAGAAATTAATTCTTGTGCAGTTAAGTTGGTTTTCATTAGTTTCCTTCCTCAAACTTTAGGTCTagatccagatccagatccagatctgCTTTATGGCCACGAAGCAGGTAAGATGTTTGCCATAATTAATTAAAGCTACAGGTTTACGTAGTCAAATGCATTAGTTCTTTCTGCCATAGATAGATGCATATTAGGCAAAACTTGTTCGTGTACCAGAAATTTGCCTGCACTAAGACCCTAATGTGTCCTGTAAAAATGAAGTTGGTGCCAGGAAAGTATATTAGAAGGGACACTTTGTAGTTTCAAACCCCAAACTTGCTGGAAAAAAGCTTAAACAGCACCTAGCAAAATACAAATCCACAGTAATAGAGAACTCAAGAGACTCCCTAGGGTGTGTTTGGGGGAAGTTACCTCTTGATTCTAAAATGTGCTGTTTCAATATGACATTCATGAGATAACAGGCAGAAACTTAACATTAGTTCCCCCTAAATTCAAATGTTCATTTAGCCATTCTGCAGTATGCCCTGATTCATTTGCATACGCTAGTGGTGTGCAGTGAACAACTAGCCATGATCAATTTGTGTCAGCTAGGGAAACTCAGATAGTAGGCATGTTACTCAAATGTAGGACTGAGACTGTTTTTTCTATGAATGAACTACTCCTAGAATTCAAATCTTAACATAAATCTTCTTTGTGACATAACATAAGTATGCAGTTTAGTGGTCCAGTAGTAACAGAAGAGTGCTTTCAGGATGGGAGTTAGTGAAAAGTGTAAAGCATTGGCATTGTTCACTGAATGGTTTTAAAGATATTGACCATTGAACTTCACCTTCAAGCAAGCAGAAGATTCTAATGGCTTAtttacagaagaacaaagggaacTCTCTTGGCTGCAGAGCTACAGAAGTTCTGGAATCAGTTAGATGTTCACATCTTGTTGGTAGTTTTAAAATGTCGCAATAACAGCAGGGGAACTTTGTTTCTGATGGTGGTTATATGGCTTTTGTTGATGGATTTTCTGAACAAACAAAACTACTCAGAAGAGTTGCCAAGAAGTAGAAATAGGTGGGATGAAACACAAATGTGGGCACCAGACTTGAAATGTACCAGCATGTTTTCATTAAATAAGTAGTGATGGATGGTGACTGCGTCTCAAGATGAGGACAGATAAAAACTTGTGTCCATATTTTGCAGCCGATCAAAGTCCAGATCACCATCTCCAAAGAGAAGGTAAGTTGAATCTTGCGATTAAAGACTGCTGGGTGTAGAATAAATGTTGTTGTGTCTTCAGTGGTCTCTACTGGTAATCTCAGTCAAACGAGTTTTCAGAATTTTTCCCTATATTTTGTCTCTGATTTAACTGTAAGGTGTGTTTTGGATGGACAGGGCTGCCTTAATTAATGCATAGGACACTGATTACTAAGATGAGGCTCATCATGGTAAAGCTGTTTCCAAGAAAGTGGGTGCATGTTGTATTATGAGGATCTTGCCTTTGGCTATTGCTGTATTACTTCCATCCTCATAATTGCAAGTTAATGAAGTCGTTATAAAGTGAATGAGCTAAAGCATGAAATAAATTTTAAGCACAGGGGGAATCAATTTTAAGCAGTCTGTTTAAAAACTCCAGTGATCATAATGAGATTAACTTGTGTTCTAGAAGGTGCAGTGGGCTACTTCTGGCTTACaattaaatccttttcagaaggACTGAACCTACTTTCTCAAGGGGTGGGGGGATATAGCCAGAGTAAAATATTTGAATGGAAAATGTAAATGGCTCAGAGTAAAACTGTAAATGGATTAAATGTGGGAAGCAAAACATAAAGGCTTCTTGTAACAAACACCCATCTGACCGAATTGAAGTCAGACTGTGGTCCATCTTGCTGGTGGCTCTGTTTTGACTAACAGCTGTACAGTCTGTTGTTGCTACATGATAATAGCAAGATAGAATTTTCTACATTTCCCTTTTGTAATGCAGATGAATATTTGCTAGAACATTGCATGTTTTATGTAATTATTAGCCTTAGATTTTTCCATTTTAGTTTGAGCCATTTTTAACCATTTTCCATTAATTCAGGATAAGTGTGATCTTCTCAACACTTGGAGGCCACTTTTCCAAGCTTGACTGAAGTCTCTTGAGGGAAGGAGTGCATGGGAACTGGAGTAGTGTATGCCTGACCTCAAGGTCCTTGTTTGTAGCCTCCTTTTTATCCTTTCCTGTTAATGAGGAAATGTGTGTAAGatctattttaaaaggaaaactaatTATCTACTTTCATTGGTGCTGATTATTGGGTTATTACAGAAAAtggtttctccctcccccccggtGACATTGCTATATCGGAAGTTCCAAGTCAACACTAGAGTTACTCCAActaacttctgtttttctttcacttTCAGTCGTTCACCATCAGGAAGCCCTCGAAGGAGGAGTGCAAGTCCTGTAAGAATGGACTGAAATTTCAAAGTTAACCTTTTAGGAAGAAAGTTATTTTGTTTACGTTGTTAAAGGGATTTTGTGTCTGATGTAAATGGTAAGGGCTTAGTCTTAGAAGGGTATTTCAATCAAATAACAATTGGCCTGGATTGGGATCTTCTAAATTGTGACATCACATTCGTAGATTAGTGCGCAACTTTTTTGTTGTATGCATTTGCATCCTGTGATCTGAAAatgtgggactttttttttttttttttttttttttattgacacatagaaataaaatgtgtatttctaACTAAAAACCTTTGTGGTAGCCCTACTGCTTCTGTTAATGCTTCAGTAACTTTAAAGCAAGTCATGTATGTCATTGAAGTTGATGTTATACAGGTAGTCAAACTTAAATTGATGGCTATCAAACAGTCATATCTTCTcagtttattttgaattctaGACAAAGGTGTATCTTTAATTTCTGCTTTTGTTCTGAGATATGGATGAGGTGACGCAAGttaaaggtgatctgcaaagTGTTACTACAGAAGGTGTTTGTGCCTTTTTTAATACGTTTTTGATTCTGAAAGTGTCCTGAAAGGAAGTGTAACTTTTTGTTCTATTGGTTTTTAACTTAGTGATTGGGAATGTAAAGTCTAGTCTTCCCTGGCCATATCGGAGAATCAGTGAGGTATCAGA contains these protein-coding regions:
- the LOC116824137 gene encoding LOW QUALITY PROTEIN: serine/arginine-rich splicing factor 7-like (The sequence of the model RefSeq protein was modified relative to this genomic sequence to represent the inferred CDS: inserted 3 bases in 2 codons; deleted 1 base in 1 codon) encodes the protein MSRYGRYGGETKVYVGNLGTGAGKGELERAFSYYGPLRTVWIARNPPXLRFVEFRDPEGAEERGAGWMKVRVRETAMRRVGSSTGMPALPARRASARRPXDPNDDATRCGDKGHYAYDCHRYSRRRRSRSRSRSHSRSRGRRYSRSRSRSRGRRSRSASVRRSRSVSPRRSRSASPRRSRSRSLKRSRSRSRSRSRSALWPRSSRSKSRSPSPKRSRSPSGSPRRRSASPVRMD